In Spinacia oleracea cultivar Varoflay chromosome 5, BTI_SOV_V1, whole genome shotgun sequence, a single window of DNA contains:
- the LOC110796438 gene encoding general transcription and DNA repair factor IIH helicase subunit XPD isoform X2, whose translation MKFQIEDVTVYFPYDHIYPEQHSYMVELKRALDAKGHCLLEMPTGTGKTIALLSLITSYALSKPSNPIKLIYCTRTVHEMEKTLAELKLLHDYQVRHLGPSARLLAVGLSSRKNLCINPAVVSAENRDSVDAGCRKLTASWVRALAVENPNIPTCSFFDNYEKSGSEAILPPGVYTLQDLRAFGKQKGWCPYFLARHMVQFANVVVYSYQYLLDPKVAGIISKEMQRECVVVFDEAHNIDNVCIEALSVSVRRQTLEGATRNISRMSQEIERFKATDAGKLRAEYNRLVEGLAQRGNLPIGDTWLSNPALPEDILKEAVPGNIRRAEHFLSVLRRLVQYIKGRLLSENFEKESPVSFVASLNAQVGLDQKTLKFCYDRLHSLMMTLEITDTDEFLSIQTICDFATLVGTYARGFSIIIEPYDERMPHIPDPILQLSCHDASLAIRPVFERFQSVVITSGTLSPIDLYPRLLSFNPVVSRSFTMSLTRECICPMVLTRGSDQLPVSTKYDMRSDPGVARNYGRLLLEMAAVVPDGVVCFFVSYSYMDAIINTWNETGILKEIMQHKLVFIETQDVVETTLALDNYRKACDCGRGAVFFSVARGKVAEGIDFDRHYGRLVIMFGVPFQYTLSKILLARLEYLRDTFQIKEGDFLTFDALRQAAQCVGRVIRSKADYGMMIFADKRYNRHDKRSKLPGWILSHLRDAYLNLSTDMALHTAREFLRKMAQPYDKTGASGKRTLLSQEDVEKMSSAGADEAMF comes from the exons ATGAAGTTCCAAATAGAAGATGTTACAGTCTACTTTCCCTATGATCATATATACCCAGAACAACATTCGTACATGGTTGAACTGAAACGAGCACTCGATGCAAAGGGCCATTGTCTGCTCGAGATGCCCACTGGAACTGGCAAAACAATTGCACTTCTATCTCTCATTACCAGTTATGCTCTTTCCAAACCCTCGAATCCTATCAAACTCATTTACTGCACTCGTACCGTTCATGAGATGGAAAAAACCCTTGCTGAGCTTAAACTACTCCATGACTATCAGGTTCGCCATTTGGGCCCGTCAGCTCGGCTTCTCGCTGTTGGGCTTTCTTCCCGTAAAAACCTATGTATCAACCCGGCTGTTGTCTCTGCTGAAAACAGAGACTCTGTTGATGCTGGTTGTCGGAAGCTCACAGCGAGCTGGGTTAGGGCTCTGGCAGTGGAAAATCCAAATATCCCTACTTGCTCTTTTTTCGATAATTACGAGAAGTCGGGTTCAGAGGCGATTTTGCCACCAGGTGTTTACACTTTGCAAGATTTGAGAGCATTTGGCAAGCAGAAAGGATGGTGTCCATATTTCTTGGCACGACATATGGTGCAATTTGCAAATGTTGTGGTTTACAGCTACCAGTATCTACTTGATCCGAAAGTTGCAGGTATAATTTCAAAAGAGATGCAGCGGGAGTGTGTGGTTGTTTTTGATGAGGCTCATAACATTGATAATGTGTGCATTGAGGCTCTTAGTGTTAGTGTGAGAAGACAAACACTTGAAGGGGCCACCAGAAATATTTCTAGGATGTCTCAAGAGATTGAGAG GTTCAAGGCCACAGATGCTGGAAAACTACGTGCAGAATACAATCGCCTTGTTGAAGGGTTGGCCCAAAGGGGAAATTTACCGA ttGGCGATACTTGGCTTTCCAACCCAGCTCTGCCTGAGGATATTCTGAAAGAGGCTGTACCGGGGAATATTCGCCGAGCAGAGCATTTTCTTTCTGTTTTGCGTAGGTTGGTGCAATATATCAAAGGCCGGTTGCTAAGTGAGAATTTTGAAAAGGAGTCACCTGTTTCTTTTGTTGCATCCCTAAATGCACAAGTTGGACTTGACCAAAAAACCTTAAAATTTTGTTATGACCGCCTCCACTCCCTTATGATGACCCTTGAAATAACCGATACAGATGAGTTCTTAAGTATTCAGACAATTTGTGATTTTGCAACACTGGTGGGCACATATGCCAGGGGTTTCTCAATTATTATTGAACCGTATGATGAGAGAATGCCTCATATCCCTGACCCTATACTGCAG CTGAGTTGTCATGATGCTTCGCTTGCTATAAGGCCTGTATTTGAACGGTTTCAATCAGTTGTAATCACCTCAGGAACTCTGAGCCCTATTGATCTGTACCCACGCCTTCTGAGTTTCAATCCTGTAGTCAGTCGAAGTTTTACTATGTCCTTGACAAGGGAGTGCATCTGTCCAATGGTCCTAACTCGTGGAAG TGATCAACTTCCAGTTAGCACGAAATACGATATGAGAAGTGATCCGGGTGTTGCAAGGAACTATGGAAGGTTATTACTAGAAATGGCTGCTGTTGTTCCTGATGGAGTAGTGTGTTTTTTTGTCAGCTATTCATACATGGATGCCATTATTAATACTTGGAATGAAACAGGAATTCTAAAG gaaataATGCAGCATAAGCTTGTATTCATTGAAACTCAAGATGTCGTAGAAACTACATTGGCTCTAGACAACTACCGCAAGGCTTGTGATTGTGGGAGAGGTGCTGTCTTTTTCTCTGTTGCGAG GGGAAAGGTAGCTGAAGGTATTGATTTTGATCGGCATTATGGCAGACTAGTGATTATGTTTGGGGTTCCTTTCCAGTACACATTGAGCAA GATATTGCTTGCTCGACTGGAATATTTGAGGGACACTTTTCAGATAAAAGAAGGCGATTTTTTGACTTTTGATGCATTG AGACAAGCTGCTCAATGTGTAGGCAGAGTAATTCGGTCAAAGGCTGATTATGGAATGATGATATTCGCTGACAAAAG ATACAACCGGCATGATAAGCGCTCCAAGCTACCTGGATGGATATTATCTCACCTACGTGATGCCTACCTTAATTTGAGCACAGATATGGCTTTACACACAGCACGAGAG TTTCTTCGAAAGATGGCTCAGCCATATGATAAGACTGGTGCCAGTGGTAAGAGAACTCTTTTGTCACAGGAAGATGTTGAGAAGATGAGCAGTGCCGGTGCAGATGAAGCGATGTTCTGA
- the LOC110796438 gene encoding general transcription and DNA repair factor IIH helicase subunit XPD isoform X1: MKFQIEDVTVYFPYDHIYPEQHSYMVELKRALDAKGHCLLEMPTGTGKTIALLSLITSYALSKPSNPIKLIYCTRTVHEMEKTLAELKLLHDYQVRHLGPSARLLAVGLSSRKNLCINPAVVSAENRDSVDAGCRKLTASWVRALAVENPNIPTCSFFDNYEKSGSEAILPPGVYTLQDLRAFGKQKGWCPYFLARHMVQFANVVVYSYQYLLDPKVAGIISKEMQRECVVVFDEAHNIDNVCIEALSVSVRRQTLEGATRNISRMSQEIERFKATDAGKLRAEYNRLVEGLAQRGNLPIGDTWLSNPALPEDILKEAVPGNIRRAEHFLSVLRRLVQYIKGRLLSENFEKESPVSFVASLNAQVGLDQKTLKFCYDRLHSLMMTLEITDTDEFLSIQTICDFATLVGTYARGFSIIIEPYDERMPHIPDPILQLSCHDASLAIRPVFERFQSVVITSGTLSPIDLYPRLLSFNPVVSRSFTMSLTRECICPMVLTRGSDQLPVSTKYDMRSDPGVARNYGRLLLEMAAVVPDGVVCFFVSYSYMDAIINTWNETGILKEIMQHKLVFIETQDVVETTLALDNYRKACDCGRGAVFFSVARCFLRTSLLCRGKVAEGIDFDRHYGRLVIMFGVPFQYTLSKILLARLEYLRDTFQIKEGDFLTFDALRQAAQCVGRVIRSKADYGMMIFADKRYNRHDKRSKLPGWILSHLRDAYLNLSTDMALHTAREFLRKMAQPYDKTGASGKRTLLSQEDVEKMSSAGADEAMF; this comes from the exons ATGAAGTTCCAAATAGAAGATGTTACAGTCTACTTTCCCTATGATCATATATACCCAGAACAACATTCGTACATGGTTGAACTGAAACGAGCACTCGATGCAAAGGGCCATTGTCTGCTCGAGATGCCCACTGGAACTGGCAAAACAATTGCACTTCTATCTCTCATTACCAGTTATGCTCTTTCCAAACCCTCGAATCCTATCAAACTCATTTACTGCACTCGTACCGTTCATGAGATGGAAAAAACCCTTGCTGAGCTTAAACTACTCCATGACTATCAGGTTCGCCATTTGGGCCCGTCAGCTCGGCTTCTCGCTGTTGGGCTTTCTTCCCGTAAAAACCTATGTATCAACCCGGCTGTTGTCTCTGCTGAAAACAGAGACTCTGTTGATGCTGGTTGTCGGAAGCTCACAGCGAGCTGGGTTAGGGCTCTGGCAGTGGAAAATCCAAATATCCCTACTTGCTCTTTTTTCGATAATTACGAGAAGTCGGGTTCAGAGGCGATTTTGCCACCAGGTGTTTACACTTTGCAAGATTTGAGAGCATTTGGCAAGCAGAAAGGATGGTGTCCATATTTCTTGGCACGACATATGGTGCAATTTGCAAATGTTGTGGTTTACAGCTACCAGTATCTACTTGATCCGAAAGTTGCAGGTATAATTTCAAAAGAGATGCAGCGGGAGTGTGTGGTTGTTTTTGATGAGGCTCATAACATTGATAATGTGTGCATTGAGGCTCTTAGTGTTAGTGTGAGAAGACAAACACTTGAAGGGGCCACCAGAAATATTTCTAGGATGTCTCAAGAGATTGAGAG GTTCAAGGCCACAGATGCTGGAAAACTACGTGCAGAATACAATCGCCTTGTTGAAGGGTTGGCCCAAAGGGGAAATTTACCGA ttGGCGATACTTGGCTTTCCAACCCAGCTCTGCCTGAGGATATTCTGAAAGAGGCTGTACCGGGGAATATTCGCCGAGCAGAGCATTTTCTTTCTGTTTTGCGTAGGTTGGTGCAATATATCAAAGGCCGGTTGCTAAGTGAGAATTTTGAAAAGGAGTCACCTGTTTCTTTTGTTGCATCCCTAAATGCACAAGTTGGACTTGACCAAAAAACCTTAAAATTTTGTTATGACCGCCTCCACTCCCTTATGATGACCCTTGAAATAACCGATACAGATGAGTTCTTAAGTATTCAGACAATTTGTGATTTTGCAACACTGGTGGGCACATATGCCAGGGGTTTCTCAATTATTATTGAACCGTATGATGAGAGAATGCCTCATATCCCTGACCCTATACTGCAG CTGAGTTGTCATGATGCTTCGCTTGCTATAAGGCCTGTATTTGAACGGTTTCAATCAGTTGTAATCACCTCAGGAACTCTGAGCCCTATTGATCTGTACCCACGCCTTCTGAGTTTCAATCCTGTAGTCAGTCGAAGTTTTACTATGTCCTTGACAAGGGAGTGCATCTGTCCAATGGTCCTAACTCGTGGAAG TGATCAACTTCCAGTTAGCACGAAATACGATATGAGAAGTGATCCGGGTGTTGCAAGGAACTATGGAAGGTTATTACTAGAAATGGCTGCTGTTGTTCCTGATGGAGTAGTGTGTTTTTTTGTCAGCTATTCATACATGGATGCCATTATTAATACTTGGAATGAAACAGGAATTCTAAAG gaaataATGCAGCATAAGCTTGTATTCATTGAAACTCAAGATGTCGTAGAAACTACATTGGCTCTAGACAACTACCGCAAGGCTTGTGATTGTGGGAGAGGTGCTGTCTTTTTCTCTGTTGCGAG atGTTTTTTGCGTACTTCACTTTTGTGCAGGGGAAAGGTAGCTGAAGGTATTGATTTTGATCGGCATTATGGCAGACTAGTGATTATGTTTGGGGTTCCTTTCCAGTACACATTGAGCAA GATATTGCTTGCTCGACTGGAATATTTGAGGGACACTTTTCAGATAAAAGAAGGCGATTTTTTGACTTTTGATGCATTG AGACAAGCTGCTCAATGTGTAGGCAGAGTAATTCGGTCAAAGGCTGATTATGGAATGATGATATTCGCTGACAAAAG ATACAACCGGCATGATAAGCGCTCCAAGCTACCTGGATGGATATTATCTCACCTACGTGATGCCTACCTTAATTTGAGCACAGATATGGCTTTACACACAGCACGAGAG TTTCTTCGAAAGATGGCTCAGCCATATGATAAGACTGGTGCCAGTGGTAAGAGAACTCTTTTGTCACAGGAAGATGTTGAGAAGATGAGCAGTGCCGGTGCAGATGAAGCGATGTTCTGA
- the LOC110796419 gene encoding uncharacterized protein, whose amino-acid sequence MNSQAPRLSSSLTLRPLLLPAAVDTVAPPDHRRSSSAIPQPPAQHHRSHLRLVANLFPPPLLAAAQPYRRPARSLLLIWRRILCGRLLNSLKWPISLFTQVSKDQ is encoded by the exons ATGAACTCTCAAGCCCCAAGACTTTCCTCCTCCCTCACGCTGCGTCCCTTGCTTCTGCCAGCCGCCGTCGACACAGTCGCGCCACCCGACCACCGTCGTTCCTCCTCCGCCATTCCG CAACCACCAGCCCAGCACCACCGCAGTCACCTTCGGCTCGTCGCTAACCTCTTTCCGCCACCCCTGCTCGCCGCCGCGCAACCCTATCGCCGACCAGCACGTTCTCTCCtcttgatttg gcggagaattctttgtgggcgacttttgaattcgttaaagtggcctatcagtttgtttacacaag tctctaaggatcaataa